A genomic segment from Actinoplanes sichuanensis encodes:
- a CDS encoding 3-oxoacyl-ACP synthase III family protein, which translates to MRRAGRTGVAVGILGTGSYLPERVVTNVDLLALVPDADPEWVSRKTMIEARRFAAPDEAASDLAARAAQAALRRAGVTAAEIDYIIVSTSTGDSPQPPTSNLVQHTIGATGAACFDVNAVCAGFVFALSVANGLVQARPDALVLVIASDVYSRILDFGDRRTAVLFGDGAGAAVVGRVPDGYGIIDLELSSRGDANDLIHVKAGGSRLPASPQTVADGDHYFRMNGRGVREFVATGVPPALDDLLRRNEFKADDVDHFVPHQANGIMLQELVESAGLQDAHTHLTLPWYGNVGSASLPVTLDDAAHNGSLRDGELVLLAGFGGGMSLGACLLRWGRG; encoded by the coding sequence GTGCGGAGAGCTGGGAGAACAGGCGTGGCGGTAGGCATTCTCGGTACCGGGTCGTACCTCCCCGAGCGAGTCGTGACCAACGTGGACCTGCTCGCTCTGGTGCCCGATGCGGACCCCGAATGGGTGTCCCGGAAGACGATGATCGAAGCCCGCCGGTTCGCCGCCCCGGACGAGGCGGCCTCCGACCTGGCGGCCCGCGCGGCACAGGCGGCGCTGCGGCGGGCGGGGGTGACGGCGGCCGAGATCGACTACATCATCGTGTCGACCTCGACCGGCGACTCCCCGCAGCCGCCGACCTCGAACCTGGTGCAGCACACGATCGGCGCCACCGGCGCGGCCTGCTTCGACGTCAACGCCGTCTGCGCCGGGTTCGTCTTCGCCCTCAGCGTCGCGAACGGCCTGGTCCAGGCCCGGCCGGACGCGCTCGTGCTGGTGATCGCGTCCGATGTGTACTCGCGGATCCTGGACTTCGGCGACCGGCGGACCGCTGTGCTCTTCGGTGACGGCGCCGGCGCCGCGGTCGTCGGCCGCGTCCCCGACGGCTACGGCATCATCGACCTCGAGCTGTCGTCCCGCGGCGACGCCAACGACCTGATCCACGTCAAGGCGGGTGGCAGCCGGCTCCCGGCCTCCCCGCAGACCGTCGCCGACGGGGACCACTACTTCCGGATGAACGGCCGTGGTGTCCGCGAGTTCGTGGCGACCGGGGTGCCGCCCGCCCTCGACGATCTGCTGCGGCGCAACGAGTTCAAGGCCGACGACGTCGACCACTTCGTCCCGCACCAGGCCAACGGCATCATGCTCCAGGAGCTGGTGGAGTCGGCCGGGCTCCAGGACGCACACACCCACCTGACGCTGCCCTGGTACGGCAACGTGGGCAGCGCCTCGCTCCCGGTCACCCTGGACGACGCCGCCCACAACGGCTCGCTGCGTGACGGCGAGCTGGTGCTGCTGGCCGGTTTCGGCGGCGGCATGTCCCTGGGGGCCTGCCTGCTCCGCTGGGGCCGAGGCTAG
- a CDS encoding response regulator, which produces MASIVVAEDDTDIAQLLSTVLSNAGHTVRTAPTGADALDMVNEVGPDLVILDHHMPGMSGLDVAGRLRGDAATAAIPLIMLSAAAPAAARGLCDVTISKPVRPKHVVDATNELLAAHGGRHHDAADQLVDVERLLAVSDYLTRPAHADALDAFAARLTELTGVPAAAITLVLNDSVVVAGSHGMPRWVREAGGVPVEWSPDTIVVSEDVPVLIGDSAADEEYAGSPLFSVSGVRSYASVPLNSTEGHVVGTLCVMDEKPGTCTEDTVQILHSQRAQALVLLARAG; this is translated from the coding sequence ATGGCGTCGATCGTGGTCGCCGAGGACGACACCGACATCGCGCAGCTGCTCTCCACGGTGCTGAGCAACGCCGGGCACACCGTGCGTACCGCGCCGACCGGCGCCGACGCGCTCGACATGGTCAACGAGGTCGGCCCGGACCTGGTCATCCTGGACCATCACATGCCCGGCATGAGCGGACTGGACGTGGCCGGCCGACTGCGCGGCGACGCCGCGACCGCGGCCATCCCGCTGATCATGCTGTCCGCTGCGGCGCCGGCCGCGGCCCGCGGGCTGTGCGATGTGACGATCTCGAAACCGGTGCGCCCCAAACACGTGGTGGACGCGACAAACGAGTTGCTGGCCGCCCACGGTGGCCGGCATCACGATGCCGCCGACCAGTTGGTCGACGTGGAACGCCTGCTCGCGGTCTCCGACTATCTGACCCGACCGGCCCACGCCGACGCTCTGGACGCCTTCGCCGCGAGACTGACCGAGCTGACCGGGGTGCCGGCGGCGGCGATCACGCTGGTGCTCAACGACAGCGTGGTGGTGGCCGGGTCGCACGGCATGCCGCGCTGGGTGCGCGAGGCCGGCGGGGTGCCCGTCGAGTGGTCGCCGGACACCATCGTGGTGTCCGAGGACGTGCCGGTCCTGATCGGCGACAGCGCGGCCGACGAGGAGTACGCCGGCTCGCCGCTCTTCTCGGTCAGCGGGGTGCGTTCCTACGCGAGTGTGCCGCTCAACTCGACCGAGGGGCACGTGGTCGGCACCCTCTGCGTGATGGACGAGAAGCCCGGGACCTGCACCGAGGACACCGTGCAGATCCTGCACTCTCAGCGTGCGCAGGCGCTGGTCCTGTTGGCCCGCGCCGGGTGA
- a CDS encoding MHYT domain-containing protein: protein MAQIHHFEYGALTPTVSYILSVLGSLLGLTSAVRLRSAKTGSERFWWLTLAAVAIGATGIWSMHFVAMMGFDVDGTPIRYDIGLTVASAIIALVSVGVGLSIALLGRTASKIRILIGGVLAGLGVAAMHYTGMAAMELRGQIHYAGREVIASIAIAVVAATVALWLTLVVTKPIAIFASALVMGIAVNGMHFTGMLAMSVVPESQFGSVEGATAAGLLVPVGAAVVFAIIGMGYALVSAPTEEDRAAAEYLKARIDHRHAQGATPTPEQVPFGGRPAGQQQPQGRAGRTTLGDGSWTYRDRGRQ from the coding sequence ATGGCGCAGATCCATCACTTCGAGTACGGGGCGTTGACCCCCACGGTCAGCTACATCCTCTCCGTGCTCGGGTCACTACTCGGACTCACCAGCGCTGTCCGGCTGCGGTCGGCGAAGACCGGCAGCGAGCGTTTCTGGTGGCTCACCCTGGCCGCGGTCGCCATCGGCGCGACCGGCATCTGGAGCATGCACTTCGTCGCCATGATGGGCTTCGACGTCGACGGCACCCCGATCCGGTACGACATCGGCCTGACCGTGGCCAGCGCGATCATCGCCCTGGTGTCGGTGGGCGTCGGCCTGTCCATCGCGCTCCTCGGGCGTACGGCCTCCAAGATCCGCATCCTGATCGGTGGCGTCCTGGCCGGCCTCGGTGTCGCGGCGATGCACTACACCGGGATGGCGGCGATGGAGCTGCGCGGCCAGATCCACTACGCCGGCCGTGAGGTGATCGCCTCGATCGCCATCGCCGTGGTCGCCGCGACGGTCGCCCTCTGGCTCACCCTGGTGGTCACCAAGCCGATCGCGATCTTCGCGTCCGCGTTGGTCATGGGCATCGCGGTGAACGGCATGCACTTCACCGGCATGCTGGCCATGTCGGTCGTCCCGGAGAGCCAGTTCGGCTCGGTCGAGGGCGCCACCGCGGCCGGTCTGCTCGTGCCGGTCGGTGCCGCGGTCGTCTTCGCGATCATCGGCATGGGTTACGCGCTGGTCTCCGCGCCCACCGAGGAGGATCGGGCCGCGGCCGAGTACCTCAAGGCCCGGATCGACCACCGGCACGCCCAGGGGGCCACTCCGACCCCGGAGCAGGTGCCGTTCGGTGGCCGGCCCGCCGGTCAGCAGCAGCCGCAGGGCCGCGCCGGTCGCACTACTCTCGGTGACGGATCGTGGACGTACCGGGACCGCGGTCGCCAGTAG